The DNA region ATCCACGCTTTATGTAAGTTTAGAACCCTGTAGTCATTTTGGAAAAACGCCGCCATGTTCTGATTTGATTATCAAACACAACATTTCTAAAGTAGTGGTCGGTTGTATAGATCCTTTTGAGGCGGTAGCGGGTAGGGGAGTTAAAAAGTTGCAAGAATCAGGTTGTGAGGTAATTTTTGGTGTTTTAGAAAAGGAATGCATTGAACTGAATAAACGGTTTTTTACTTATCACACAAAAAAAAGACCTTATATTATATTGAAATGGGCAGAAACCAAAGATGGGTTTATTGCTCCAACAACAAAAAGAAAAGAAAACAAACCTGTTTGGATAACGAATAAATATTCTCGCCAATTAGTTCATAAATGGAGGGCAGAAGAACAAGCTATTTTAGTGGGTACAACCACGGCTATTGAAGATAACCCGAAGTTGGATGTGCGTGATTGGATTGGTGAAAATCCGTTGAGATTGATTTTGGATAGAAACTTAAGAGTACCAAATAATTATAATGTTTTTGATGGAAGTAATCGGACAGTAGTATTTACCGAAAAAGATAAAAAGGACAAGAATAATTTAAAGTATTCTAAAATTGATTTTACTAAAAACATTCCGCAACAAATTTGTGATTATTTGTGTAAAAAAGAAATTCAATCAGTTATTATTGAAGGTGGTACGAAAACGCTTCAATCTTTTATAGATACTGACTTATGGGATGAAGCCAGAATTTTTACTGGAGATGTCTCATTTTCTGACGGAGTAAAAGCACCTATTATATATGGTAGAGATATTCTAAATAAAAAGATAAAATATGATACTTTAAAAATTTTACAAAACGAATAATCCTAAAGCCTTAAGTTAGCTAAAACAAAAATTTAGTTGAAAGAAAACGATACATATAAGACCATAACTAAACCTTCTGAAGAGGTTATTTTTAAAGATAGGGGCAGTAAATTCTTGGGATATGCGTTTCCGTTACAAAGTGAAGATGAGGTAAAACAGATTGTAGAAAATCTCAAAAATCAGCATCATAAAGCTAGACATTGGTGCTATGCTTGGCGAATTGGCATTGAGCATGTGCAATACCGCACTAACGATGATGGTGAACCTAATAATTCTGCTGGTCTGCCTATTTACGGGCAAATATTATCAAATAGAGTAACTAATGTATTGGTTGTGATTGTCCGTTATTTTGGCGGCACCAAATTAGGGGTTGGCGGATTGGTAAATGCATATAAAACTACTGCTCAACTGGCGTTGGAATCGGCTAGAATCACAACCAAAACAATAAATACACATTTTAAACTTTTATTTGAATATCCTCAAATGAATACGGTAATTCGGATTGTAAAAGACACCAATGCAACTATTGTAAAGCAAAAAATGGAATTAAAATGTGAGTTTGTTATAGCGATTAGAAAAAGTGAAGCAGAAAAATTACAATCTGCACTATCAGAATCAAGATTCATTAGTTGGAAAGTGATTTAATTAAAAAATGCACTTACTTTTTCTAAAATATAATCTGGAGCTTTAGTGGGTCTATTTCTTTCAGTATCAATAAAAACCAATGTCGTAGTGCCTTTTGTTAGCAGTTCTTTCGCTTCATTATAAAGCTCATAAGCAAAATCGATTTTAAATCCAGGCTTTTTTAACAATACGGTTTTAAGGGTAAGTAAATCGTCATATTTAGCTGGTTTTAAATAATTTATATTCAAATTGATAACGGGAAGCATTATACCCAGTTCTTCCATTTTTTTATAGGATAATCCCAGTTCACGAAGCCATTCTACTCTGCCCATTTCAAAATATTGGGCATAATTGCCGTAGTACACATATTTCATCTGATCTGTCTCTCCGTAGCGTACTCTAATATTTATTTCATGGTTCAACATAAATTTGCTATATTTGGCGTGAGAGTTTACTAAAAAAAAAATTGAAAAACAATAGAAAAAAAATTTTTTATACTAAATATTATTCACATTTTTGTAACGCAAAATAAGTGAGAGTGTAAACCCAATTTAATTCACTCTGTGTCTAACCAACAAAACTAATTAACACGAATGAGTAAAACTGCTACTTCAGTTTGGAATAATTGTTTGTCTTTTATAAAGGACAATATCAAGCCCCAAGCATATAAAACATGGTTTGAGCCAATTAAGCCGATAAAAATAGCTGGAGACGCATTAACAATTCAAGTTCCAAGTAAGTTTTTTTACGAATGGTTAGAAGAGCACTACATTAAATTGTTAAGAGTTGCCTTAGTGAGGGAGTTAGGTGATGATGCAAAACTGGTTTATGATGTGCGGATGGAAAATGCCTACAGTAGTAAAAATCCTCACACGGTTAAAATTCCAAGTTCAAATAGAAAGCCTTTCAATTCCCAAGGAATAACAGTTCCTTTAGAAATTGATAAAAGAGAGTTGCGGAATCCTTTTATTATTCCAGGAATTCAAAAAGTAAAAATAGAATCTCAACTTAATCCCAATTATAATTTTGATAGCTTTATAGAAGGCGACTCCAATCGTTTGGCAAGATCGGCAAGTATGGCTGTGGCCAACAAACCAGGAGGCACTTCTTTTAATCCTCTATTAATATATGGTGGTGTTGGTTTGGGTAAAACGCATTTGGCTCACGCCATTGGCGTTGATATCAAAGACAAGTATCCTGAAAAAACGGTATTGTATATTTCAGCTGAAAAATTCACGCAACAATATATCGATTCCGTAAAAGGCAATACAAGAAACGATTTTATTCATTTTTATCAGATGATAGATGTGCTGATTGTTGATGATGTTCAGTTTTTATCCGGAAAATCGGGCACGCAAGATGTCTTTTTCCATATTTTCAATCATTTGCACCAAAATGGTAAGCAAGTCATATTAACATCAGATAAGGCTCCTGTGGATATGCAGGATATTGAGCAGCGTTTGTTGTCTCGTTTTAAATGGGGGTTGTCGGCAGAGCTAATGGCTCCCGATTATGAAACCCGAATTTCAATACTACAGAAAAAACTATTTAGAGATGGTGTGGAAATGCCCGATGAAATAGTGGAATACATTGCTAAAAATATTAAATCAAACGTAAGGGAACTTGAGGGAGTGCTAATCTCTATGATTGCTCAAGCTTCTTTTAATAGAAAAGAATTTACATTAGCCTTAACCAAGCAAATAGTAGACAAATTTGTTAAAAACACTAAACGTGAGGTTTCTATTGATTATATTCAAAAAGTAGTTTCCAAATATTTTGAAATGGATGTTACTACTTTGCAATCTAAAACCCGTAAACGTCACATTGTTCAAGCACGTCAGTTGGCCATGTATTTTGCTAAGCGTATGACAAAAGCTTCATTAGCAAGTATAGGTTCTCAAATTGGAAGTAGAGATCATGCCACTGTACTACATGCTTGTAAAACTGTTGATAATCTTACCGAAACCGACAAGCAGTTCAGAAAATATGTTGACGATATAACTAAAAAATTGTCATTTTAATACCCTAACAATGACTCGTATCTTAATGGTATGTCTCGGTAATATTTGTCGTTCGCCATTGGCTGAAGGCATCTTAAAGTCAAAAGTTGATTCGCAAAAAGTTTTTATTGATTCTGCTGGAACTGGAGGTTACCATATAGGTAAATTGCCCGATAACCGCTCAATTGCCGTTGCCAAAAAATACAATTTGGATATCACGGACCAACGCTGTAGAAAATTTCGTCAGTCGGATTTTGATGAATTCGATTTGATTTATGTAATGGATGCTTTTAATAAAGAAGATGTTTTAAGTTTGGCAAGAAATGAAAGTGATAGGTCTAGAGTCAAAATGATTTTAAACGAGGTTTTTCCTAATGAAAATGTTGATGTTCCTGATCCTTATCATGATACGGAGCGAGGTTTTGAAAATGTATATCAGATGCTAAACAAGGCATGCACTATAATTGCCGATAAGTTAAATGATGGGGAGTAATAAAGGAAAATTGTATTTAATTCCCACTACGCTAGGAGATAACGAGCCTTTAGAGGTATTACCTATCTCGGTAAAAAAAATTATTGAACGCACTAACCATTATATTGTTGAGAACGAAAAATCAGCACGACGGTTTATAAAAAAAGTAACACCTAGAAAATCACAACCCAATTTAACCATTTATTTATTGGATAAATTTACTGATAATCTGGAGATTCAACATTATTTAGATGTTTGTACTGATGGTGTCAATGTAGGTTTGCTGTCCGAAGCTGGTGTGCCCGCTGTTGCTGATCCAGGTGCTGCAATTGTAGAATTAGCTCATCAAAAAAATATTAGCGTTGTGCCATTGGTAGGCCCGTCATCCATAACAATGGCAATGATGGCATCTGGTTTAAACGGACAGAATTTTGCATTTAACGGTTATTTGCCAATTGATAAAGCAGATCGTAAGAAAAGCATAAAACAGTTAGAGAAATTATCGTTTGATAAAAATCAATCTCAAATCTTTATAGAAACGCCTTACCGTAACGAAAAAATGGTTGAGGACTTATTGCAAGTGCTTTCTGATCAAACTAAATTGTGTATTGCAGTAGATATTACTTTGCCCACCGAGTATATTAAAACGATGTCCGTTAACGATTGGAAAAAGCAAAAGGTAAATTTGCATAAACGACCAGCAATATTTATTTTACATAAAATGTAAAAATCCTCAATTTAAAATTGAGGATTTTTTGTTGATAGTTAATGCTTTCTGTATTTCTTATATTACAGAACGGGATGCCTGTTCGCTTCGATAAACGAAGTGTCGTAACCAGCAAATTTCTTTATGTAGTAACTTATGCTACTACCATAAGCATCTTCAAAGGTTGTACGCCCGTAACTACGCAAGTATTTTTTTACATTACCAGCTCCAGCCAAGTGTGCGGCAGCCAAAATACCTGATTCCGTAATTGTTACACCATTAATTCTTTTGCCTACAAACCTTTTAATATCTCTTTTTAGAATCCATTTGTTTACCGAGCATAATGCTAGAAAGGCATCTTCTTGTAACTCAGCATCTTTTAAGAATTCAGCAGTATTATAAATTTTAAAACGTTTTAGTGTTCCTTTTCCAAATTGATATTTACCCAAATACCCAAAAGTGTTAACTCTGTTGTATTTCCCTTGAGATTCTTTAAAAGCCAATGCTTCTTTAAAACCAATAAAAGATTTACCGGTAGTTGGAGAATCAAAAAAAGTAACGGGTTCAATTTCTTGTGGTACGGTTGCAAAATAGTCAGTACTAGGTACATTGTATTTTGCTTCTTTAGTATCTATTTTGTACATACCAGTAAAACTGGATATTGTAAAAATGGTTACTAATAATACTAATAGTTTACTAGTTTTCTTTTTCATTGTTGATGCATTAAAGGGGTTAAACGCATTTTCAATTCAGCCCGCAAATATACAACAAAAATTTTAATTACCAAAATATTTTAAAAGACTGATTTTCAATTTATTAAAAATAAAATAAATGAAATTTGCTACGCCCTTTAGAGTTGATTTCGAGCGTAGGAGCAGGGATTTTGATAAAATTTATCGTAGAGAAGAGTGTTTTCAAAAATTTAGATTGTGTTTTTATTTTAGATAGGTCAACATCTAGACTTAAATAAAACTGTCTATAACGCTCGGGAGGGTTTGCAATACTATTATCAATAAAATAATCATCACTACTTGAAATCATTCCCTCAGCTCCATAACCAACTGCAATATTCAGCCATTTAGGGAAATTACTTTCTTTAGCAAATGACCATATATTGGCTGATAACCAATACGTTTGTCCGTTATAGTCTTTTAAGGTTTGTTCTAAGAAATTTTCTCCGAGTAATTCTGGACGTTGACTGGCATATTTTGTCGTATGGAACGAATATTTCATTAAAATACGCTGTTCGTCCCACAACAATTCTTGTCCTATTAACAATCCTGTACCCGTAGCATTAGCCAAAATATCAGAAGGTGAAAATCCCCATTCTTCTGAAAAACCATCAAAAATTTCTACAACGCTTAAAAAGCCGAAGCCTAAGGTAGCCCCATATAGTAATTGATTCTTTTTACTTTCACCAGCCCAATCCAATACATTCATTCCCACTTTACCCACATAATAGGCTCCCATCGCATGTCCGGCTTTATCCATTTGTAGCCAATCGTTACTGTCGTTTATGGTGTGGAAAGAAGAAGAATCATAATTGGCATACCACAATTGGTGCATACCAACCAAAGTAAGACCCGTCAAAGAAGCTTCTGTAATATAAACTGCGTTTCTTCTTTTGGTATTTAAACTATCTGATTTTTCCCAAAAAGATATATTTTGTTGTGCAACTGTTGTAAAACTAATAGAAAGCAGGAAAAGTAAGGTTGAAATTTGCTTATAACAGATACAACTAGACATAAACCTATCTGTTAATGCCTTGTTTATTAAGCCAATCATGGTATTTCCGTGCATTTCTGAGATGCTGGGCTTGAGTTCTTGCAAAAGCGTGTGCTCCAATATCGGTTACATTGGCACACATATAATAGTATTCGTGTTTTTCAGCATTTAGTACCGCATCTATCGAAGAAATATCGGGCATAGCAATTGGAGCAGGAGGTAAGCTTGCATTTTTATAGGTGTTATAGGGTGAATCGATTAAAAGATCATCATTCAAAACACGTTTTACCTCATAATCTTGACCATGTTTTTGTTTTAACGCAAAAATTACCGTAGGATCTGCCTGTAAAGGCCATCCATCCCGTAAACGGTTTAAATAAAGACCAGCCACAGTTGGGCGTTCACTAACTTTTGATGTTTCTTTTTGTACTATAGAGGCTAAAGTCATCACATTATTTTTTGTCATGTTTAGTTTTTTAGCCTTGGATATTCGGTCATCGTTCCAAAACCTATTGTACTCTTTTAGCATCCTGTCTCTAAAGCTTTTTGCCGAAGTATTCCAGTAAAATTCATAAGAATTAGGAATAAAAATACCTAATACCTTGGCTTTGGTCAGTTTATTTTTGGACAAAAATTCACTATCGGACAGAGTATTTAAAATTTGTATGGAGTCAGGTTCTATCTGAGAGGCTATTCTCCCCGCCAGTTTTTCTAGCGTGTCTTGATTGTTAAAGGTTAGAGTTAAAGGCGTTTGTTTTCCACTCCGCAATAAGTCAATTAAAGCATTATTGCTCATGCCTTTTTCAATGACGTATTTACCAGCTTTAATTACATTTGGGTAATTTTTTTGATTGGCTACCCAGATAAAACTATCCATATTATTGACAACAGGCTTAATAACTTCTTTTACTTCGTCAAAAGATGCATCTGTAGGTATATAAACTGCTATATCTTCTTTAACATTGGAACTGTATATTTTACCATAGAACTTATAAACAATTAATGATCCAACAATAAGGACTATTGCAATTACGGACGGTATTATTTTTTTAAGATTCATTTATTAAGTAATTGATATAAAACTTCATCTTTAAATTTTCCTTTACTAAAAATCCAATCCTTTTTGATGCCGATTTCGTTAAAGCTATGTTTTTTAAACAGTTTAATGCTCCTTTTATTGTCCGTGGTAATATTGGCAAACAATTGATGTAAATGGAGTATGTTAAAGCTATAGCCAATTAACAATTCAAGTGCTTCTGAAGCAAACCCTTTTTGTTGTTCGTTTTCTAATATTAAAATTCCAATTCCAGCACGTTTGTGTTGCGGATTAAAATCGAATAAATCGATTAAACCGACAGCTTTGTTGGTTTTATTATGAGCTATCACCAGACGCAGTTGCTTTGCTTCATAAACATCTTGATGGGCATTTGCCAAATATTGTGTTAACATATATTTGGAATAGGGTGCTTGTGTACTGCTAACTTCCCAAAAATTGGCATCATTTTCTACGGCATATAAAAAATCCAAATCCTCGGGTTCTAGAGCTCTTAAGTGAATAGTATTTCCAGTCAATACCTTCATTTATGCATTAATTTCAAATTCTCCATTAAAAACTTTAGTAGCTTTTCCTTTTAAAAACACGTTTTTATAAGAATTAGCATCAATATCAAAAGAAACTTCCAGAGTTCCCCCTAAGGTTTCTAGTGATATAGTTGTGTCATTTGTTTTGTTAGCTTTATGTGCAGCAATTGCAACTGCGGTAACACCAGTGCCACAGCTTAAGGTTTCATCTTCTACGCCACGTTCATAGGTACGCACTTTAAAGGTAGTATCATTCTTTTGTTCAACAAAGTTAACATTGGTACCTTTATCAAAATACGGAGCTCCGTTTCTAATTTTCTTACCCGTGCCATAAACATCAAAATTGTCAAGGTTTTTTACGAAGGCTATATGATGAGGTGAACCCGTATCTAAAAATAAATGGCTGCTGAAATCTTCAATCTTAGTAACATTTTTCATTTTTAGGCTGACTAAATCATCAGTAATGTGAGCTTCATGTAAACCGTCTATGGCATCGAAAGTGGTATTTTTATCTATTATACCTAATTGTTTGGCAAAAGCAACTATACATCTACCACCATTACCACACATACTACCTTCATTACCGTCAGCATTGTAATAAATCATGGTAAAATCCTGCAAATTTGACAGTTCTAAGAGTATTAAACCATCTGCACCTATGCCAAATTTTCGGTCACATAACCTTTCAATCAATTTGGTATCATTTTTGGGAAATTGTTGTTGACGATTATCAATCATTATAAAATCGTTTCCCGTACCTTGATATTTGTAAAATTCAATTTGGCTCATGTTGCAAATGTAAACATTTTTTTAATCCGCCTTGTTGAATTATTTTTTGTTAAAGTACAGTTAATATTGGCGTTAAAGTATAGTTAAAGTCAAATTTGATATAAAATAAGATGTTAATTTTGAGTGTTAAAAGAATACAATAATTTAAGAACATAAAATTTTTTGAAGATGAAAAAAATAGTAAGTTTAGTTTTTGCTTCCGTATTGGGCGGGGTTATGGCCTTAGGTGCTTATGTTTATGTAATTGGAAATGGTGAGATAATTAGTAATTCTGAAAATAAATTACAGCCTAAAGTAGTTCAAGCTAACTATAATATTCCAAGTTCAAACTATGCTGCTGAAGCCACTGATTTTACAAAAGCCGCAGAAGAAACAGTTCATGCTGTGGTTCACGTTAAAAATACAACCATGTCAAGATCAAATCCTTTAGTAGAGTTTTTCTACGGAGAGGGTGCAGGTGGAGGTGGAAGACCAACGATAGGAACTGGATCAGGTGTAATTATTTCACCTGACGGATACATCATCACCAATAATCATGTAATTAAAGGCTCTAAAAAATTAGAGATTACCTTAAATAATCAAAAATCATATCCTGCCAAAGTTATTGGAGCAGATGAGAGTACGGACATAGCCTTAGTAAAAATAGATGCTGAAGATTTACCTTTTGTTGCTATTGCTAATTCAGACAATGTTAAAGTGGGCGAGTGGGTGTTGGCCGTTGGTAATCCCTTTAATCTAACATCAACCGTAACTGCGGGTATTGTAAGTGCCAAAGCTAGAAATATTAATATATCCGGTGGTAAAATGGTAGAATCATTTATTCAAACGGACGCTGCGGTAAATCCTGGTAATAGTGGAGGAGCATTGGTAAATGTTAGAGGAGAATTGGTAGGTATTAATACGGCAATAAGTTCACAGACAGGGTCTTATGTTGGGTATTCTTTTGCGGTACCTTCGAATATCGCAAAAAAAGTTGTGGAAGATTTAATGGAATTTGGAGATGTACGTACTGCCTATTTAGGGATACAGCCTGCTGAATTGAACAGTGAATTGGTTAAGGAGCTTGGTTTAAATCAAACTCAAGGTGTTTTGGTAGCTAATGTAACAGAAAATGGAGGAGCTATAAAAGCAGGAATGAAAAAAAATGATATTATTATTCAAGTAAATCAGGTTAAAATTAATAAGTTTTCGGATTTAAAAGGGTTTTTAAGTACTAAACGCCCTGGTGATGTTGTTAATGTTACTGTACTTAGAGACAGTAAGGAAAAACAATTTGAAGTAAAATTAGGAAATCAGTTTGGTAAAGTTACCATTGATAAATTAGATTTTTCTAAAAACTATTTAGGTAACCTTGAAAAAATATCCAAGAAAGAAGCCGCTGAAAATCGTATCAATTATGGCTTAAAATTGAAAACGGTTAAAAGCCCCTACTTAATTGAGGGAGAAGTTAAGGCTGGAAATATCATACTAAAGATTGCCGGGGAGAAAGTTTACAATGTACAAGATGCTGAAGATGTTTTAAGAAAGAATAAGGGTAATCAAATTATGGTACAAGTGTTAAATAATGAAGGTTACGCTGAATATCATGCTATCTATGTACCTAATTAATAGTTTTATAATCTTAGTGAGAAATCCCTCAACTTAGTTGAGGGATTTTTTTATACTAAAGCTTTTACGAAAACGTTTGAAATAGTACTTTTGCAAAAACTTTTAATAGTATGTCAACAGACCAAACGTACGAATCAGAATTAGCCTTTCAAGCCGATAGAAGAAGGGCAACAGTAGAGTTTATTAAAATTGTTAGCGACCTTTGGTACGACAATGCTATTGAACTAATATTGTTCAGAAATCAATTGATTAATAGAAATGTTAGTGAAATCCTCAATTTGATTGAATACGCTAGTGAGTTTGTGCAAAAACCCATTTCTATTTTTGATGCTGTAGAAATTTCTAGAGCTATAAAAGAAGTAGATTTACCTCCGGCAAAATTAGATATTGGTAAACTGGCGTATGAGTTCCACCTTGCCGAAGATGAAGAAGACGTGGTGGATTTTGTAAGTAATAAATTAAAAGGAGCTGAAAAAACAAATGGTATAGAGCCTAAAGATGTTGTGTTATACGGTTTTGGTAGAATAGGCAGATTAGTTGCCAGAGAATTAATGGTAAGGACGGGTAAAGGCAAACAAATGCGTTTACGTGCCATTGTAACTCGTGGAGAAATTACCGAAACCATTTTAGAAAAAAGAGCTTCTTTATTAAGAAATGATTCCGTTCATGGTAATTTTCCCGGAACCGTTAAAGCCGATATTAAAAATAGTGCTTTGATAATAAATGGCACTACAGTCTATATGATTTCTGCCAATAACCCTGAGGATATAGATTATACAAAATACAGCATTAATGACGCTTTGATTGTTGACAATACAGGTGCCTTTAGAGATAAAGAAGCCCTTAGTCGCCATTTATTGAGTAAAGGAGCCGATAAGGTTTTATTGACCGCTCCGGGCAAGGGTGTGCCCAATATTGTACATGGTGTTAATCATTTTGAACATAATCCTGACGAGGTTTCTATTTTTTCTGCGGCTTCATGTACTACCAATGCCATTACACCTGTACTAAAAGTTATGGAAGATAGTTTTGGAGTTGTAAGTGGGCATTTAGAAACTATTCATGCCTATACCAACGACCAGAATTTAGTTGATAATATGCATAAAAAATATCGTAGAGGTAGAGCGGCAGCCTTAAATATGGTAATTACAGAAACAGGAGCGGGAAAGGCGGTTGCCAAAGCACTACCATCCTTAGAAGGTAAATTGTCTTCAAATGCCATTAGAGTTCCAGTACCTAACGGATCTTTAGCAATTTTAAATTTGCAATTAGATAACTCTACAAGTAAGTCAAGTTTAAATTCTGTAATGAAAAAATATGCCTTGGAAGGTGATTTAGTTGAGCAAATCCGATATTCACTAAGTAATGAATTGGTGTCTTCTGATATTGTAGGTTCTTCCGCCCCAGCCATTTTTGATAGCAATGCAACTATTGTAACTGATGATGGAAAAACGGCAATTATTTATGTTTGGTACGATAATGAATACGGGTACAGCCATCAAGTAATCAGATTAGCAAAGCATATTTCTGAAGTTAGACGGTTTTCGTATTACTAACGTGTAGAATTTCCATATCTTTAAGGTGTCAAATTGGTTTTTGGCTATAACTAACTGCATTAAATTATGGACATATCTATACTAAAACCCTCCGATGTTACCGAAAACCTTTCGTTACAAGTAAAAGAACTTTTCAATCAATTAAATTCAGAAATAAAACAGAAAGATTTATCGGAACTTTTTAATCCAAAAAATGAAATTGTTTTTGCCTGTTGTATGGATGGTGAAAAATTAGCAGGGATGGCATTAATGGCCACTTATACGGTTATTTCCGGGTATAAAGGCTGGGTAGAGGACGTTGTAGTAGATCCTAATTACAGGGGAAAGGGCCTGGGCAGAAAACTGATGAACAAATTACTAGAAAAAGGTAAAGAAATGGGACTTTCGGAAATATTACTTTTTAGCAATGAGAAACGCCAAGCAGCAATCAGCCTCTATAAGAGTTTAGATTTTAAACAAAAACATAGTGGATTATATATTCTTAAAATGAGTTAGGTTTTATTTTTGATTGACGGTAATTGTGACATAAATGGTTCGTCACCCTGTCTCGATAGCTATCGGGATTGTTTCAGGGTAGCAATGACGCTACTCAGTATTATCACTAATTAAGTATATTAAAAATTTATTTCTGCCTCAACAAAAAATCAACTGTTTGCTACAATTTTATTTAAAATTGTATCTTTAGCATTCAATTAATCCAATTAACTATGTTTCAAAAAATTGCCCTTTTCGTATTTGTATTCTGTTTTTCATTAAGTAGTTACTCACAACAAAAAAGAAGTTTAACCCATGATGATTACGATTTATGGAAAAGGATACAGAGTCCTCAGGTTTCAGATAACGGAAAATTGATTGTAACTACAGTAGCTACGGCTACAAGTAGAGGCGATGGTTATTTAAG from Aureibaculum sp. 2308TA14-22 includes:
- the dapF gene encoding diaminopimelate epimerase; protein product: MSQIEFYKYQGTGNDFIMIDNRQQQFPKNDTKLIERLCDRKFGIGADGLILLELSNLQDFTMIYYNADGNEGSMCGNGGRCIVAFAKQLGIIDKNTTFDAIDGLHEAHITDDLVSLKMKNVTKIEDFSSHLFLDTGSPHHIAFVKNLDNFDVYGTGKKIRNGAPYFDKGTNVNFVEQKNDTTFKVRTYERGVEDETLSCGTGVTAVAIAAHKANKTNDTTISLETLGGTLEVSFDIDANSYKNVFLKGKATKVFNGEFEINA
- a CDS encoding S1C family serine protease produces the protein MKKIVSLVFASVLGGVMALGAYVYVIGNGEIISNSENKLQPKVVQANYNIPSSNYAAEATDFTKAAEETVHAVVHVKNTTMSRSNPLVEFFYGEGAGGGGRPTIGTGSGVIISPDGYIITNNHVIKGSKKLEITLNNQKSYPAKVIGADESTDIALVKIDAEDLPFVAIANSDNVKVGEWVLAVGNPFNLTSTVTAGIVSAKARNINISGGKMVESFIQTDAAVNPGNSGGALVNVRGELVGINTAISSQTGSYVGYSFAVPSNIAKKVVEDLMEFGDVRTAYLGIQPAELNSELVKELGLNQTQGVLVANVTENGGAIKAGMKKNDIIIQVNQVKINKFSDLKGFLSTKRPGDVVNVTVLRDSKEKQFEVKLGNQFGKVTIDKLDFSKNYLGNLEKISKKEAAENRINYGLKLKTVKSPYLIEGEVKAGNIILKIAGEKVYNVQDAEDVLRKNKGNQIMVQVLNNEGYAEYHAIYVPN
- a CDS encoding glyceraldehyde-3-phosphate dehydrogenase, translating into MSTDQTYESELAFQADRRRATVEFIKIVSDLWYDNAIELILFRNQLINRNVSEILNLIEYASEFVQKPISIFDAVEISRAIKEVDLPPAKLDIGKLAYEFHLAEDEEDVVDFVSNKLKGAEKTNGIEPKDVVLYGFGRIGRLVARELMVRTGKGKQMRLRAIVTRGEITETILEKRASLLRNDSVHGNFPGTVKADIKNSALIINGTTVYMISANNPEDIDYTKYSINDALIVDNTGAFRDKEALSRHLLSKGADKVLLTAPGKGVPNIVHGVNHFEHNPDEVSIFSAASCTTNAITPVLKVMEDSFGVVSGHLETIHAYTNDQNLVDNMHKKYRRGRAAALNMVITETGAGKAVAKALPSLEGKLSSNAIRVPVPNGSLAILNLQLDNSTSKSSLNSVMKKYALEGDLVEQIRYSLSNELVSSDIVGSSAPAIFDSNATIVTDDGKTAIIYVWYDNEYGYSHQVIRLAKHISEVRRFSYY
- a CDS encoding GNAT family N-acetyltransferase, with protein sequence MDISILKPSDVTENLSLQVKELFNQLNSEIKQKDLSELFNPKNEIVFACCMDGEKLAGMALMATYTVISGYKGWVEDVVVDPNYRGKGLGRKLMNKLLEKGKEMGLSEILLFSNEKRQAAISLYKSLDFKQKHSGLYILKMS